From Rhododendron vialii isolate Sample 1 chromosome 7a, ASM3025357v1:
actctttggtatctcctggtcttggatcatcactctttcttcatgcgcactgctggtaccactaaacttgcacaccatatactcagttttactcctacttatctggaaactctttgactctctaatgcttccctccaaatttctagtttcgtattaacacctctagcgaTTTCATCTACGAGAACAATGTCATTTGCAAACATCATGcaccatgggatatcctccagaaattgtctagtcaattcatccataactaaggcaaagaggtacgggctcaatgctgacccttgatgcaatcctaccgtgattggaaattcactcgtttcccctactggtgatctaatggtagtgacggcaccttcatacatgtctctaatcacctcgatataccctttggtcactccctttctctccagaacctaccatatgatgtctctaggcaccctatcataagccttttctaagtctatgaaaatcatacggagatccttcttctttgctctgtgtttttctaccaatctccttaataggtagatagcttccatagttgatcttccaggcatgaacccaaactatttctctgacaccgtagtcaccatcctcaagcgatgctcaatagctctttcccacaacttcatcgtatgacAATACCTTTACGGTTCGAGAGGGGAACATCAAAGTTGGTATTTGACACGGACCTGCCTTTCAAAGTTTGGTCTGTATAGTGGAAGCTACCGCTTGAATCTCCTAAGTGAGGTACAAAGGAACAAAACTGAGTGCTAAGCCATAGACCTCACAAGAACATCTGGctttgggggggggggttccATTTCATCCCACATTGCCTATGTAGGAAAAGCTCCGCCCTATATGAGTGAGCTGACTTCCATTAATTGTaacaaaaaacattttaaaactGTACGGGCCTAGCCCAAAGTGGATTACATCGTTTTCGGATTGGAATGTTATAGACACACATTCTAACATAAATACTTGAGTGGTGGCTTTGACCCAGCTTGAGGGGGGAATATATTATATCGGAAGAGATACCCACTTGATAACAATGACTTTCCATCATCCAAAGTCCTACACTCTGAGACCTCACCCCCCGGAATGATGACACATCTGTACAGACAATGCTTTTTTTGAAGATTAGTGTTATAATACTTATTGAACTTGAAACTGTCACAAAAGAAATATTGTGTGGGATTATGACTGGACATCGGTTGATATAGAGAACCTCAAGTGAAATTTATTACCAGTTGCAATTGATTAAGAGCTGAAGTCCTAATCTGATCATAGTTCTGACTTTCATGAATTCTTGCATTGTCATGATAACAATTAAGTAGTTCGTTTTTTATGCAGTCCATAAAGAACAAGATTAAGAAAGCATTCACATTTGGAAATTGCTTAGTTTCAAGCCAAACTCCTTTTGGAACAATTGGATTAATGGATAGGGATGGCTCTAGTTCTAAATAGAGTCTAGTTTGTGCTTATCATAGGTTAATTATGCTGCTGGCATTTTAGTCCAGGTGTATTTTTCGTAATTTCAGAACTCCTAACCATGGGCCATAGGGTTCGCCCATGGGTTGTCATGTGAGTCAAGTTATTTATTTGGTATTCAAATATAACACCACCAGCTCTTGATTTCCttaaaaaagggaaacaaagaTGAGTTACAAAGTGGCATTTTGATTGTGGAAAAGGTTGAGAATATAGAATCCTTGATCATTGATGCGAGGGGGAGTACTCAAATCAATCATGAATTGGTCATTGAGAATCCAAATGATTTTAGAaggaactcaaatttttttaatgccCACAATTTGGATCAATTGAGGGATGTGTTTTTGCCGCCAATCGATTTTTTCATTCCAGTTAAATTCCATGACATAGTTGATCGGCCAAGCCAGTCATTATCCTTCTCGCTACCTCAGATTGCGGAACTTCAAGGTTTTCATACCAACTCATGGATGCAATTTCAAAGCTTGTTTATTTTCATACTTCGGCACTTCAAAACTCAAGGTCGAGTTTTCTCCAACCAGGGGAGAATGGTGCAGTCCATAAAGAACAAGATTAAGGAAGCATTTACATTTGGAAATTGCTTAGTTTCAAGCCAATCTCCTTTTGGAACAATTGGATTAATGGATAGGGACGTCTCTAGTTCTAATAGAGTCTAGTTTATGCTTATTATAGGTTAAGTATGCTGCTGGCATATTTATAGTCCAGAGGTATTGTCGTAATTTCAAAACTCCTAACCATGGGCCATAGGGGTTGTCCATGGGTCATCTTGTGAGTCAAGTTATTTATTTGGTACTTTCATTATGTCTTATTTGGGTTTAGATTGATTTTAGAAGgtaaaagtttagtagtttccTTTTTTAAATTAGGAAGTCTTTAGTTTATATGTAAGGATGTTATGCCTCAATAATAATAGAATTGAATATTTGTAAAATTGCAGAGCTTTGAAGCTTTCTTTTGAATTGTGTGATGAAATTCTAACCCTAGGTGCGATGCCTTTGGAATATAGGTGTCATGCCTAATTCTAGGAGTGATTCCTAgatctatcttcttctttttgtattttattccTGTTTTCTGTATACTATGTCCCTGTTACTGTTCACCGGTACTGTTCACAGCCCTATTTTGAATGTGTTTCTCCTATTTTGTTAAGCCCTAATCCTATTTCTTTCATTCAACACAAACGCTAGACCTCCCTTATTTTCCGACATCAGTTTTCCACGAGTATCATGATATCATCCTTTTGTGGGCTCAAAGATATCCTGCTTTTACACTCTGTAAGATCTGTGCGTACAATAAACATTCCAAAGTTCTTCTAATGGTGGCCCTTTGTCAGGAAAGCAATGATGGCTTGAGAAATGAATGGCTTATCCCCCAGCTATTTACTTCTGTACCGGCTCTGAATGATGCTGCTTCCTATCTTGCAGAGACAACATCGTATATAACACGCTGTTTCGGTGATTTTTCTGGTtcgtgcctctctctctctctcaggtttTTGGTTTCGTTGTTATGGGTCCATAAAAATGTGGTAGTATTTTCTGAATATATTCTGAGCTCTGTGGATGGAGTGGAATTTCCTTTAAGCTGTAGCATTGATATGTTTTCCAGAATATTACGTACCTTGTTCACAACTGAcatttatatatgtatgtaggCTGGTACTGTTCTTTTGGTGGGAGGCCAGTATTGTGAGCACTTGGCTTTGGCGATATTGccatgcttttcttttcttttcttttttctttgtccGGTTAtactttgttttggttttctccATGTGTGTCTGTGGTCTTCCATAAACCCATTTTTTCCTGCATAATATTTGGACAACCATcccattcttttttctgttgGCCTTGTAGAGCCTTCACCAAGCAGACCATATGGACAGGAAATGGTTACATTTGCTTCTCAAGAAACCAGAGTATCTGTGGTTGGTACTCATATGCCTTCAAGTGGAAACCTTTCTTCAGCTTCTGAATCAGCTAATGTAGCAACTGATGCTCCTCTTATATTTGATGGAACCTTAAGGAGGTCAGATGGAGATTCGTCTCAAAGTTCTAACACAGTCATCCAATCTGCTCAGACTAGCCAAAATGGCATTTCCATTTTCCAGGGGTATGCTGagtgtttatttgttttgcacATCCTGCATGAATTAGATGCGGTTATTAGCCTGATTTTTGAAATGCCAACcaaagtaccaaaccaaaatggccTAACAAGATCTATCCCTCCCAGTATGTTCAATTAGAGGAAGGGAAGCcatttaggctttgtttggattacGGATTACCAAGCTATGATAGGGAAACAATAACTAATCTTAGCttctttacttcattttttctcCTCATATTTTCCCTTCCCCTTTCCTGTCTTTCCATAAAGCCTCTAGGGCCTGCATCAATCCATGATCCAAAGAGTTGGCTTCCTCTAAACAACCTTTGTATTAAGAGTATTCTACACAAGAGTCCTCCTTAAGatatttggtgttgtttggttacTCCACTTGACAAGCACTATCGCATGCTGTTTCCTGTGAGAGCACCTTAGTTTCTACTCCATTTGAAAGAGCATTTTGTTGACAAGCCTCCAGACATCGGGATTTTTAAAGGATGCGGTCAAAGATACCTTAAAGCATTTCGAGGGCCATAAATTGCTTCTATACTTAATGCATTGTAGTACCAAACAGGGCCTAGAATAATGGTTAATGACAAAGTAACAATCCTTTTAAGCGCCCCCCCCCAGAGAGGGGAGTTGAGGCCTGAGGGGGGTGATGGTTGGTCTCATCCATACGTCAAGCTCCCGTTTAGTTTGTCTGATTCATTGATGGCTTCTCTTAGGCCTTCATTTTTGTGGCGTTCACCTTTCACAGCTGTAATCTTCCTCGTTTTGGACAAAGCCTAAGTTCTTCCATTAAGCCCCCGAGTCTTAGTATTACCTTAATTAATTATAGAGGGATTTGGGGTATCATTTCTAAGGCTGTGCTGTTGTGCATGATTGAGAGGTTAAGGAGGTGATGGAGTTGCTTGACATCTTACCTTTGTGGTTTTTAATTCATTGAAGTGGGCTCTCACTGACAACACTAGGTCCTCCTTAAGGTTAAGGAGTTGATGGAGTTGCttgacatctttttttttttttttgaaaggcagtTGCTTGACATCTTATCTTCGTGTTTTTTGGTTCGTTGGAGAGGGTGATCACTGATAAGACTAGGTGCTCCTTTCCAGTATGAAATGTTTTCAAGTGGCTTCCAGGGAAGGGGTTTGGGAAGATAGAGTCCCTTCAACTTGGTGGCAAAATATGTATTCGTGATTTGATGTAGTAGCTTGATATTGTGACAAAAACTTATTTGACAATGTCTTAAAGACATAACCACTATGTTGTTGGCTGTGAGTTGCCTCAGCTGTAAAAATGATACTTAGCTCTGTTAGATGCATAGTGAAGGATCTGGAAAATTAGAGAGTTGTCTTGGCCAATGCACAAGGTTAAATTGTGGGCAAACCAGCTCATGTATGAGTGCCTTACTTTTGAGGGAATTACAAGGAACTCATACAGAACAAAATCATACAGTTTACAAGTATTTGTAGGGCTCATGCTCTCGGCAAATGACAGTGGGTAGTTGGAAATACTTAGCATTCTTAGTATCTTAATTACACTATTGTGACCTTAAGTTGCTACAAAAGTAGACTAACTTCAAGTTCTATGAGGATTGTGAGAGCTTGAAGCTGACGCTTTTTTGGGTGGAATGTGATTTTCTCATTTCGTCTTTCGTTCAAGAAGAATATCTTTGTCTGTAGTTTTTACATTTGTTCATCTTTAATTTTCCCTGGTGATTTTTGTCTCAGCCTAATTGAACGGGCAAGAAAGACGGTTCGGGGTTCAGCTGATGACATAGGCTGGCTACAGAGAGCTCCAGGAATGCCTCCAGTTGAAGATGGAACTGAAAGGTTTATGGAAATTATTGATGACATCAGGTACGGAGAGCCTGTTTCCTGTTGGTATAAGCTTGCATCTGCGTATCTTGGTTAAACAGTTATTGATTTAGTTGCTTCTTCCTCTATCAGGCATGGTCTACACAAGTTACCCAACTCAATGGTGTACTTGTTGGTCCCAGGTAGCAAAAtatctgcatttttttttggtaactacggttctcttttatttttagaagCCAATAATGGTAGTACTTAAGCTGGCCATTGAATGCAATCAAACATTTCTTTCTCCTGCCATAATGTGGAATGCTAAGACGTGGAAGTAATAGAGAGACAATGAGAGAAAAGGGACCCTGGCCAGAATATTGGCATGCTAGGCCGGCACCTAAGATCTCTCCACCTATGGCCAATTGATGTTGGGCTAGATCTCTCCAAAATTCTGTCACGTAATTATTGGGATCTCGTTTTATTTCATTGTTCAGGCTTCAGAGCTACTTCAACGTCTGTTGAATTATATCCTTAATTGGTTGTGTTCTTGTTGGTCTGCAGGTCTTTTCAGCAACCACGGGCCACTTTATTATGTTAGTACAAAAACGTATTTCTCAAAGATGGGTCTGACCTGTCATATTGCCAAGATTCACAGTGAGGTATCTTCAGTTAAATTTCCAACTTGTGTGCAAGCAAGTGCTTTATATGTCTATGCTAAGCATGTAATATTCAGGCTTCGGTTGAGAAAAATGCCAAAGAGATTAAAGAGTGCATTGAGGAGATCTATTGGGGTTCCAATAAACGTGTCTTACTTCTTGGACATAGCAAAGGGGGAGTAGATGCCGCTGCTGCTTTATCCATGTATTGGACTGATTTGAAAGATAAGGTTGCTGGGTTGGCTTTGGCACAGAGTCCATACGGCGGTAGTCCTATAGCTTCAGATCTCTTGAGAGCAGGACAGCTTGGTGATTATGTTAATGTGCGTAAACTCATGGAGATCCTGATCTGCAAAGTAATGAAGGTATTTGGTTAGTGATCTATTTTCTGCTTACTGATTGCTGTCTTTTGTTGTAAGTACGCCTTTGTCACTACTTAACTGTtatactttttctttctttctttttttacaaatctTACTTGATTGCCTCTAGATTTCATTGTATCAATCTCTGCAATCTTGCATTTCTGAACACGCATGCATGCAGAGAGCACCATACGCCTTTTCTTAAGAGTTAAGAGTGCTTTGTACTTCTGGTGGGATTGATGGACAAATAAGTCATCAGTTCTAGTGTCTTCTGAAATTAAATCAGAATATGCATGGCCAATGAAACTACTCTTTTGCGTCTAGGGACCTTGATATTCTTGGACACTGGTAAAAGAGTTATAGAACAGGTTCCTAATTTACATGATTTATCATACACCATGAACAATTGTGTCCACTCCATTCCATTGCTGCAGTTTATAATCACATGACAACGTAAACGAGCTTTCATTTACTGGCATATGACTTGTCCATTTGGCACAAGACAAGGACATTCTAATTATCTAACGTCTGTGATGAAGGGTGACATACAATCACTAGAAGACCTAACATACGAGAAGAGGAAGGAATTCTTGAGGAAAAACCATCTGCCAAGAGAGCTCCCTGTTGTTTCCTGCCACACAGAGGCGAGCATTTCTCCTGCAGTTCTGGCCACGTTATCCCGAGTTGCACACGCGGAGCTTCCCACACTATCTGCGGGCTCACCTGCCAAACTCCCTGTCATAATTCCCCTTGGTGCCGCAATGGCTGCTTGCGCTCAGCTGCTTCAGGTGAGGTATGGAGAGAAGAGCGATGGGCTCGTGACTTGTCGCGATGCGGAGGTCCCCGGCTCGGTCGTCGTTCGGCCGAAGCGGAAGTTGGACCACGGTTGGATGGTTTATTCACCCTTGAACGACGATCCTTCAGAAGTGGATGCCTCCCAATTTTGCGAGGCGCTTCTGTCGTTGCTCGTGGAAGTTGGACAGAAGAGAAGCCATGAGCGATCCATGAAATATGAATGAGGGCTATACTCAATTTGTTTCTCGTCTCAAATTTGTCTTGTACCAATGAGTTCTTTAGCTAGGTACTATTCATATATGATCTAGGCTTGGCTTCTGAATTAGGGCTTAGTCCACAGAGAGAGCCAGCCACGTTGAGAATGATTCTAGTGAAATACGTAGTAGTTCTTGACGTGTTAATTCTTGCAAAAAGCAATATAATACTATGTTGTTTATAAATTGACAGAAAATTGCTGGGTTAGAAGGTATtcactttttcttgtttcctcttAGTAGTAGTAATTTCTCTACCCACAtcatgaaaaataaaagcatTATATAAATCAATCATTTTGTAatcatcttcaaaaattaataaaaatatttcgcCGTCCAAAAACAATATAAATCAATCATTTTAAAAGGTTCCATATTTAGAAAGTGAGAATTTAGAGGATTTCAATGTTCAAAAAGTTTGgggttttttcattttctccttattaaaaaaaaaatcgcatttgttagtgtcaattttttgtggattattagttCGGCTCGAGAAGAGGAATAAGAAAACATGAGGCTTATTTTGGAAAACTAATGAGTACTACTCTACATATTTATGTGTCTACTCCTTACCGTCGCTCTCATACAACCACCGAATGCAAAAgcactactattttttttttttttaaggttagGATATCCAGACCAGTTTACGCAtactttaattaattttcttttcggTCCGATCAGAGGACATGGACACTAGAattagtataaaaaaaaaaaaaaaaaaacctattccagtacaatacaataccaactcccgatcaaaaaataaaagaaaagtacGATACCAACTCACGTGGACGATTTTGCCAACAATCGCAACATGTGCCAAATGTAAGTATCTGCATGTAATAATGTTTGACATATGGCTGTTAAAACactttgaacggctcaaattagGCACTCAAATCCTGTTGAAATAcattggacggttcagattgggCACTACAACCCTTCAGGACACTTCCGTCCTACATGATCTCCAATTCCATGCCAAATCATGTTAAAAATAGGAACTCAATTGTCCTCTAActaccccaattttttttactaaataaaaaacggttatttctcaaatattttggataaaagtatttttttttttacttttttgatttgtcttgtcgagatgaatcaacgatccacaaaaaa
This genomic window contains:
- the LOC131331775 gene encoding uncharacterized protein LOC131331775 isoform X1; amino-acid sequence: MDAGNSKDGESSTPLVESNDGLRNEWLIPQLFTSVPALNDAASYLAETTSYITRCFGDFSEPSPSRPYGQEMVTFASQETRVSVVGTHMPSSGNLSSASESANVATDAPLIFDGTLRRSDGDSSQSSNTVIQSAQTSQNGISIFQGLIERARKTVRGSADDIGWLQRAPGMPPVEDGTERFMEIIDDIRHGLHKLPNSMVYLLVPGLFSNHGPLYYVSTKTYFSKMGLTCHIAKIHSEASVEKNAKEIKECIEEIYWGSNKRVLLLGHSKGGVDAAAALSMYWTDLKDKVAGLALAQSPYGGSPIASDLLRAGQLGDYVNVRKLMEILICKVMKGDIQSLEDLTYEKRKEFLRKNHLPRELPVVSCHTEASISPAVLATLSRVAHAELPTLSAGSPAKLPVIIPLGAAMAACAQLLQVRYGEKSDGLVTCRDAEVPGSVVVRPKRKLDHGWMVYSPLNDDPSEVDASQFCEALLSLLVEVGQKRSHERSMKYE
- the LOC131331775 gene encoding uncharacterized protein LOC131331775 isoform X2; translation: MLETRRMENQAPRWCNDGLRNEWLIPQLFTSVPALNDAASYLAETTSYITRCFGDFSEPSPSRPYGQEMVTFASQETRVSVVGTHMPSSGNLSSASESANVATDAPLIFDGTLRRSDGDSSQSSNTVIQSAQTSQNGISIFQGLIERARKTVRGSADDIGWLQRAPGMPPVEDGTERFMEIIDDIRHGLHKLPNSMVYLLVPGLFSNHGPLYYVSTKTYFSKMGLTCHIAKIHSEASVEKNAKEIKECIEEIYWGSNKRVLLLGHSKGGVDAAAALSMYWTDLKDKVAGLALAQSPYGGSPIASDLLRAGQLGDYVNVRKLMEILICKVMKGDIQSLEDLTYEKRKEFLRKNHLPRELPVVSCHTEASISPAVLATLSRVAHAELPTLSAGSPAKLPVIIPLGAAMAACAQLLQVRYGEKSDGLVTCRDAEVPGSVVVRPKRKLDHGWMVYSPLNDDPSEVDASQFCEALLSLLVEVGQKRSHERSMKYE